From a single Raphanus sativus cultivar WK10039 chromosome 3, ASM80110v3, whole genome shotgun sequence genomic region:
- the LOC108846842 gene encoding fasciclin-like arabinogalactan protein 21, protein MGCCSLDCFVYFILSIALAFMAVSTTLPSPPDSYSTITKPNKPMTHHHPHPLSLNASKALRQFNFKAIATLLHISPEIFLSSSSSPNTTLFAIDDSSLFNTSSLPPLFLKQLLQYHTLPLRLPMNDLLEKPQGTCLPSLLPHQSVQISTVDKESRTVEVNHVLISHPDMFLGDSLVIHGVLGPFSPLQPHMDHIPHSSLCQSDSNKTIIEEEEEEEAVPVKIDWTRIIQLLSSNGFVPFAIGLHSVLNRIVTDQHKNMTGVTILATPSLVSLSSASPLLYEVMRRHILPQRLTNKDLAAMPNKALLKTLDPYQDLIITRRSVVNSSQCLMISGVEIVAPDMFSSSNFVIHGISHTLEIPRA, encoded by the coding sequence ATGGGTTGTTGTTCACTGGATTGCTTTGTCTACTTCATCCTCTCTATTGCTTTAGCTTTCATGGCCGTCTCCACCACTCTACCTTCGCCTCCAGATTCCTACTCTACAATCACAAAACCTAACAAACCTATgactcatcatcatcctcatcctctCTCTTTAAACGCCTCAAAAGCTCTACGCCAATTCAACTTCAAAGCAATCGCCACTCTCCTCCACATCTCCCCTGAGatcttcctctcttcttcttcttctcccaacACAACCCTCTTCGCTATTGACGACTCTTCCTTGTTCAACACGTCATCTCTCCCTCCTCTGTTTCTGAAGCAGCTTCTTCAGTATCACACACTCCCTCTAAGGCTTCCGATGAATGACCTCCTCGAGAAGCCTCAAGGAACCTGTCTCCCTTCCCTTCTCCCTCACCAAAGCGTCCAAATCTCCACCGTCGATAAAGAATCAAGAACAGTAGAAGTGAATCATGTCCTGATCTCGCATCCGGACATGTTTCTTGGAGATTCATTGGTTATTCACGGAGTTCTTGGACCCTTCTCACCTCTGCAACCTCACATGGATCATATCCCCCACTCATCTTTATGTCAATCTGACTCAAACAAAACCattatagaagaagaagaagaagaagaagccgtCCCGGTTAAGATAGACTGGACTCGGATCATTCAGCTGCTAAGTTCAAACGGGTTTGTGCCATTTGCAATCGGATTGCACTCTGTTCTCAACAGGATCGTTACGGATCAACACAAGAACATGACGGGAGTAACGATTCTAGCCACACCGAGTCTGGTCTCACTGTCATCTGCCTCTCCGTTGCTCTATGAAGTCATGAGACGTCACATTCTTCCTCAACGACTTACCAACAAAGACTTGGCTGCAATGCCTAATAAAGCCTTACTCAAGACACTAGATCCTTACCAAGATCTCATAATCACCAGAAGAAGTGTAGTTAACTCGTCACAGTGTTTGATGATCTCTGGAGTTGAGATTGTAGCTCCAGATATGTTCTCTTCTTCCAACTTTGTAATCCATGGGATATCACACACTCTAGAGATCCCACGTGCATGA
- the LOC108844331 gene encoding cycloeucalenol cycloisomerase: MSGSSSRTSGRSLWLAANPSKRWGELFFLFYTPFWLTLSLGIVVPYKLYETFTELEYLLLSLVSALPAFFIPMLLVGKADRSLPWKDRYWVKANLWIIIFSYVGNYFWTHYFFKVLGASYTFPSWKMNNVPHTTFFMTHACFLFYHVASNITLRRLRHSVAGLPDSLRWSFEAAWILALSYFIAYLETVAIANFPYYEFVDRSAMYKVGCLFYAIYFFVSFPMFFRMEEEPSVEWDLSRVAVDALGAAMLVTIILDLWRLFLGPIVPLPEGQNCLQSGLPWFSR, encoded by the exons ATGTCAG GATCGAGTAGTCGTACTTCAGGGAGGAGCTTGTGGTTGGCAGCGAATCCGAGCAAGAGATGGGGAgaactcttcttcctcttctacaCTCCTTTCTGGCTCACTCTCTCCTTGGGCATCGTTGTTCCTTACAAGCTTTACGAG ACATTCACGGAGCTGGAGTATCTGCTTCTCTCCTTGGTTTCAGCTCTTCCCGCTTTCTTCATCCCCATGTTACTTGTTGGAAAG GCTGACAGAAGCTTACCCTGGAAGGACCGTTACTGGGTTAAG GCAAATCTCTGGATTATTATTTTCAGCTATGTGGGAAACTACTTTTGGACTCACTATTTCTTCAAAGTTCTTGGAGCCTCCTACACTTTCCCATCCTGGAAAATGAATAAC GTGCCTCACACAACATTCTTCATGACGCATGCTTGCTTCCTCTTTTACCACGTCGCCTCCAACATCACTCTCCGAAGGCTACGACATTCCGTTGCTGGTTTACCTGATTCTCTCAGATGGTCTTTTGAGGCTGCTTGGATTCTTGCGCTCTCTTATTTCATTGCTTACCTCGAGACTGTTGCTATTGCCAAT TTTCCTTACTACGAGTTTGTGGATCGAAGTGCCATGTACAAAGTTGGATGTTTGTTCTATGCCATCTACTTCTTTGTCAGCTTCCCAATGTTCTTCAG GATGGAAGAGGAACCAAGTGTTGAGTGGGACCTGTCACGTGTGGCTGTTGATGCTTTAGGTGCTGCTATGTTGGTAACGATCATTCTTGATCTGTGGCGTCTCTTCTTGGGACCTATAGTTCCCTTACCGGAGGGACAAAACTGCCTTCAGTCTGGGTTACCATGGTTCTCCCGTTGA